One genomic segment of Clostridium estertheticum subsp. estertheticum includes these proteins:
- a CDS encoding molybdopterin-binding protein — translation MKIVPVEEALGMVLCHDLTKIVPGEFHGVAFKKGHVISEEDIPIMLDIGKKNIYVWEMQEGMIHENEAGERMARAAAGKGIVFTKPSEGKVKLVAECKGLLKINIEALEKINMIDEAMVATLHTDIVVDEGSAIAGTRIIPLFIEDYKIEQIENICKEEGPIIWVETLKNMKVGIVTTGSEVYSGRISDKFGPVIKNKINEIGSQVIKQIVVTDSESMIADAINELLTLGVDMVVVTGGMSVDPDDVTPAGIRKAGAKVISYGAPVLPGAMFLVAYMGDIPVLGLPGCVMYNKRTVFDLILPKILAGEMIKRGDITKLGHGGLCVNCEVCDFPACSFGKC, via the coding sequence ATGAAAATTGTTCCGGTTGAAGAAGCATTAGGAATGGTATTATGCCATGATTTAACAAAAATTGTCCCAGGAGAGTTTCATGGTGTGGCATTCAAAAAAGGACATGTAATATCTGAGGAAGATATACCTATAATGTTGGATATTGGTAAAAAAAACATTTATGTCTGGGAAATGCAGGAAGGAATGATTCATGAAAATGAAGCTGGAGAAAGAATGGCAAGAGCGGCAGCTGGGAAGGGAATAGTTTTTACTAAGCCATCAGAAGGTAAAGTTAAATTGGTAGCTGAATGTAAAGGCTTACTTAAAATAAATATTGAAGCTTTAGAAAAAATTAATATGATAGATGAGGCAATGGTTGCAACTTTACATACCGATATTGTTGTAGATGAAGGGAGTGCGATTGCAGGTACAAGAATAATACCTCTTTTTATTGAAGATTATAAAATTGAACAAATCGAAAATATTTGTAAAGAAGAAGGACCCATTATTTGGGTAGAGACCTTGAAAAATATGAAGGTGGGCATTGTGACCACCGGTAGTGAAGTTTATAGTGGTAGAATATCAGATAAATTTGGACCTGTCATTAAAAATAAAATTAATGAAATTGGAAGTCAAGTTATCAAACAAATCGTTGTAACAGACAGTGAGAGTATGATTGCTGATGCTATAAATGAATTACTTACACTAGGTGTTGACATGGTTGTTGTTACTGGGGGTATGTCAGTAGATCCTGATGATGTTACGCCTGCAGGAATAAGGAAAGCTGGAGCAAAGGTTATATCTTATGGAGCACCTGTACTTCCGGGAGCAATGTTTTTAGTTGCATACATGGGTGATATACCTGTTCTTGGACTTCCAGGATGTGTTATGTACAATAAACGAACCGTATTTGATCTTATACTTCCTAAGATTTTAGCTGGTGAAATGATAAAAAGGGGAGATATTACAAAGCTAGGTCATGGTGGGTTATGTGTTAATTGTGAAGTGTGTGATTTTCCAGCTTGCAGTTTTGGTAAATGTTAA
- a CDS encoding molybdopterin-dependent aldehyde oxidoreductase, with the protein MLKKILNINGLKRTVIVSPEISLADVLRKQLFLTGTKVGCGKGECGACNVILDGKVVRSCIVRMKRVPDEAEITTIEGIGSQDDLHDIQFAWMIHGAAQCGFCTPGFIVSAKALLDQNNNPTREEVRAWFQKSRNVCRCTGYIPLVDAVMEAAKLMRGEVTRKQLWLKLPEGASLVGTEAVRPSACAKVTGTWEFGADLGLTLPEDTLHIKLVQATVSHANIISIDTTDAETMPGVYRVLTYKDVKGTNRINGLAFPSNKGDGLERPILNDKKIFQFGDAIAMVLADTPTHAEDAAKKVIVEIEELPAYMSAPAAMAEDAIEIHPGTPNIYFETKVVKGEETAPLMESLPYVVEDDLYVGRQPHLPIEPDVGFAYFDEEGKLIIHSKSIALHFHALMIAEGIGLPLDKVMIVQNPTGGTFGYKFSPTIEALLAVAAMDTGKPVYLEFNMYQQITYTGKRSPFWMHVKLGADKFGKLQALETDWSCDHGPYCEFGDLVTTRGSQFIGAGYKIDNIRGEGRTVATNHGWGSAFRGFGSPQALFASEQMMDELAIKMDVDPLELRYDNALREGEVTPNGCKLDVYVIPQLLDKIRPYYAKAKENDKEKNKNSENKRYGSAISVLMYSCGLDGADSSEAWVEITKKGVTVANSWEDHGQGADMGTLTMAHETLRKAGYEPEDIKLILNDMNFTPNSGPAGGSRSNVLTGNATRVACENLLEGLKKDDGTYRDYDEQIAEGKPTRYDGKWTAPCTACDVETGQGDPFPVYMYGVLLAEVEVDMTTGKTHVDKLTCISDVGTIINKLLVDGQILGGLVQGIGLALYEDFEDLKKHTTLTGCGIPQIKDVTDDITLLYLETPRPLGPYGAAGAGEMPLSSPHSAIISAIYNACGVRITHLPAYPDKVLAGIKKLNK; encoded by the coding sequence ATGTTAAAAAAAATACTGAATATTAATGGTCTTAAAAGAACAGTCATTGTTAGTCCAGAAATTTCACTCGCTGATGTTTTAAGAAAACAGTTATTTCTTACAGGTACCAAAGTAGGGTGTGGAAAAGGTGAATGTGGCGCATGTAATGTAATATTGGATGGTAAAGTTGTAAGATCATGTATAGTTAGAATGAAAAGAGTACCAGATGAAGCTGAAATAACAACAATTGAAGGAATAGGATCTCAGGATGATTTGCATGATATTCAATTTGCATGGATGATACATGGTGCAGCGCAATGCGGATTTTGTACTCCCGGTTTTATTGTAAGTGCAAAGGCTCTTTTAGATCAAAATAATAATCCTACAAGAGAAGAAGTAAGAGCTTGGTTTCAGAAAAGTAGAAATGTTTGTAGATGTACAGGATATATTCCACTCGTAGATGCAGTAATGGAAGCTGCAAAGCTTATGCGTGGAGAGGTTACAAGGAAGCAATTGTGGCTAAAACTTCCAGAAGGTGCAAGCTTAGTAGGTACTGAGGCAGTAAGACCTTCTGCTTGTGCAAAGGTAACAGGAACTTGGGAATTTGGAGCTGATCTTGGACTAACGCTTCCAGAGGATACTCTCCATATAAAACTTGTTCAAGCTACAGTTTCTCATGCAAATATTATATCTATTGATACTACTGATGCTGAAACTATGCCTGGAGTATATAGAGTTTTAACTTATAAGGATGTAAAGGGAACAAACAGAATTAATGGTTTAGCCTTCCCATCAAATAAAGGTGATGGACTTGAAAGACCAATTTTAAATGACAAGAAAATCTTTCAATTTGGTGATGCAATTGCAATGGTACTAGCAGATACACCTACACATGCAGAAGACGCTGCTAAAAAAGTTATTGTTGAAATCGAAGAATTACCAGCATATATGAGTGCACCAGCTGCTATGGCGGAAGATGCTATTGAAATTCACCCAGGTACACCAAATATATATTTTGAAACAAAGGTTGTTAAGGGAGAAGAAACTGCACCGCTTATGGAAAGTCTACCATATGTTGTCGAAGATGACTTATATGTAGGAAGACAGCCTCATCTTCCAATAGAGCCAGATGTAGGATTTGCTTATTTCGATGAAGAAGGTAAGCTAATAATTCATTCAAAGAGTATTGCATTACATTTCCATGCTCTTATGATTGCTGAGGGTATTGGACTTCCATTAGATAAGGTAATGATTGTACAAAATCCAACAGGTGGAACTTTTGGTTATAAATTTAGTCCTACAATTGAAGCTTTACTTGCTGTTGCTGCAATGGATACAGGAAAACCAGTATATTTAGAATTTAATATGTATCAACAAATAACTTATACTGGAAAGAGATCACCATTCTGGATGCATGTAAAGTTAGGTGCAGACAAATTTGGAAAACTACAAGCGCTAGAAACAGATTGGTCTTGTGATCACGGTCCTTATTGTGAATTTGGTGACCTTGTTACAACAAGAGGATCTCAATTTATTGGCGCCGGTTACAAAATAGACAATATTCGTGGAGAAGGTCGAACTGTTGCTACAAATCATGGTTGGGGTTCAGCTTTTAGAGGGTTTGGTTCACCACAAGCTTTATTTGCATCAGAACAAATGATGGACGAGCTCGCAATCAAGATGGATGTAGATCCACTTGAACTTAGATATGATAATGCACTAAGAGAAGGGGAGGTAACTCCAAACGGTTGTAAACTTGATGTATATGTTATTCCACAATTGTTAGATAAAATCCGACCATATTACGCTAAAGCAAAGGAAAATGATAAAGAAAAAAATAAAAATAGTGAGAATAAGAGATATGGTTCTGCTATATCAGTTCTTATGTATAGTTGTGGGCTTGATGGAGCAGATTCATCAGAGGCATGGGTAGAGATAACTAAAAAGGGTGTAACTGTTGCTAACTCATGGGAAGATCATGGTCAGGGAGCAGATATGGGTACACTTACTATGGCACATGAAACATTAAGAAAAGCTGGTTATGAACCTGAAGATATCAAACTTATATTAAATGATATGAACTTTACACCTAATAGTGGCCCTGCAGGTGGAAGTCGTTCTAATGTTCTTACTGGAAATGCTACTAGAGTTGCTTGTGAAAATTTACTTGAAGGACTTAAGAAAGATGATGGAACATACAGAGATTATGATGAACAGATTGCAGAAGGAAAACCAACAAGATATGATGGAAAATGGACTGCACCATGTACTGCATGTGATGTTGAAACAGGGCAAGGCGATCCATTCCCAGTTTATATGTATGGAGTATTACTCGCTGAAGTAGAAGTAGATATGACAACTGGGAAAACTCATGTTGATAAATTAACATGTATTTCAGATGTAGGAACTATTATAAATAAACTTCTAGTTGATGGTCAGATACTTGGAGGACTTGTTCAAGGTATTGGTCTTGCATTATATGAGGATTTCGAAGATCTTAAAAAGCATACAACACTTACTGGTTGTGGAATTCCTCAGATTAAAGATGTAACTGATGATATAACATTATTATATCTCGAGACTCCAAGACCACTTGGACCTTATGGAGCAGCAGGTGCTGGTGAAATGCCGTTGTCATCACCTCATTCAGCAATCATAAGTGCAATATATAATGCTTGTGGAGTTAGAATAACACACCTTCCAGCTTATCCAGATAAAGTTCTTGCTGGAATTAAAAAATTAAATAAATAA
- a CDS encoding pyridine nucleotide-disulfide oxidoreductase/dicluster-binding protein — protein MDLEKLLSMQKLCINDNPATCVTECPIHVDVKGFICEIRKGNFEEAYRILSKRMPFINVIGLVCDHPCENLCVTNINGNAISIHELEKAVTIYGSMAKIKTLPIPKIDKKIAIIGGGISGITCAYDLNKKGYSVDIYEKENEIGGSFLKMPEIILNPKLIKEEVTKLEEQGIEIKLNQEITPEKLKDLTLEYDAFFIGSGEWNEKFNVNEVTMQTEIEKVFAGGRIVSGCESVIQSVQTGRCAAVSIDRFVYKKSLTALRSKEGAYKSILKVDIKNEEISPRIKPENGTFTKEEAINEALRCVQCECHKCVKACVHLQKVKLDPKAYIRTINQNERIILGDHYANKTINSCTECGLCGAVCPTSINMADIINETRISMVSRNKMPLSTHDFALKDMEFTNSKYFELIKHQPGMNNSKYVFYPGCQLSASYSEYVIKSYNYLMEKLDGGVGLYLGCCGAPAKWAGRQEQYDSSIEKIKSNLEKLGNPIVITACSTCFSNFGESLKNIRIKSLWEVFDEKGIPLGAKPGNGKTLAVHDACTTRNEKGIQESIRNIAKRLHYEIKEPEFTKENTKCCGYGGLVYYTNKEFSREVTQDRIKDSENDFLAYCAMCRDLFVLKGKKTYHILDLIYGSGKEEISDMKVPTLSDRRANRFKLKKELLDNLWGEKMEIKDEYNDLKIVFGQELRDKIEDELILEGDIKRVIGYAERTNDSFYNPENGHILAWKRFVNITFWVEYQKVNDSFNIINAYSHRMEVKGV, from the coding sequence ATGGATTTAGAGAAACTTCTTTCCATGCAGAAGTTATGCATAAATGATAATCCTGCTACATGTGTTACTGAGTGCCCAATTCATGTTGATGTGAAAGGATTTATATGCGAGATAAGAAAAGGGAATTTTGAAGAAGCTTACAGAATACTGAGTAAAAGAATGCCATTTATTAATGTTATAGGACTGGTCTGTGATCATCCTTGCGAAAATCTCTGCGTAACTAATATTAATGGAAATGCTATCTCAATTCATGAGCTTGAAAAAGCAGTTACAATTTATGGAAGCATGGCAAAAATCAAAACACTCCCTATACCTAAGATTGATAAAAAAATTGCGATTATTGGCGGCGGTATAAGTGGAATTACTTGTGCTTATGACCTTAATAAAAAAGGATATAGTGTTGATATATATGAAAAAGAAAATGAAATAGGTGGATCCTTTTTAAAAATGCCTGAAATAATACTTAATCCAAAACTAATTAAAGAAGAAGTTACTAAATTAGAAGAGCAAGGTATTGAAATAAAGTTAAACCAAGAAATTACGCCTGAAAAATTAAAAGACCTCACTCTGGAGTATGATGCATTTTTTATTGGCAGTGGAGAATGGAATGAGAAATTCAATGTAAATGAAGTGACTATGCAAACAGAAATAGAAAAAGTTTTTGCTGGTGGACGAATAGTTAGCGGATGTGAATCTGTTATACAGTCAGTACAAACAGGAAGATGCGCAGCAGTGTCTATAGATAGATTTGTATATAAAAAATCTCTCACAGCACTTAGATCAAAAGAAGGGGCTTACAAAAGTATTCTTAAGGTAGATATAAAAAACGAGGAAATATCACCGAGAATAAAGCCTGAAAATGGTACTTTTACAAAGGAGGAAGCAATTAATGAAGCTCTAAGATGTGTTCAATGTGAATGCCATAAATGTGTTAAAGCTTGTGTTCATCTCCAAAAGGTGAAATTGGATCCTAAAGCGTATATAAGAACCATAAACCAAAATGAACGTATTATTCTTGGAGATCATTATGCAAATAAAACAATAAATTCTTGCACAGAGTGTGGTCTATGTGGAGCAGTATGCCCTACTTCCATAAATATGGCAGATATAATTAATGAAACAAGGATAAGCATGGTTTCTAGAAATAAAATGCCACTTTCAACTCATGATTTTGCTTTAAAAGACATGGAATTTACTAATAGTAAATATTTTGAATTAATAAAACATCAACCTGGCATGAATAATAGTAAGTACGTGTTTTACCCTGGGTGTCAACTAAGTGCCAGTTATTCAGAGTATGTTATTAAATCATATAATTATTTAATGGAAAAACTTGATGGTGGTGTTGGATTATATTTAGGGTGTTGTGGGGCACCGGCTAAGTGGGCAGGTAGGCAAGAACAATATGATAGTAGTATAGAAAAAATTAAATCAAATTTAGAAAAGTTAGGGAACCCTATTGTTATAACGGCATGTTCTACATGTTTTAGTAATTTTGGAGAAAGTTTAAAGAATATAAGAATTAAGTCTCTTTGGGAGGTATTCGATGAAAAAGGTATTCCACTTGGTGCTAAGCCTGGAAATGGTAAAACATTAGCAGTACATGATGCATGTACCACCAGAAATGAGAAGGGGATTCAAGAGAGTATAAGAAATATTGCTAAAAGGCTCCATTATGAAATTAAAGAGCCAGAGTTTACAAAGGAAAATACTAAATGTTGTGGTTATGGAGGGCTTGTATATTATACAAATAAGGAGTTTAGCAGGGAAGTAACTCAGGACAGAATAAAGGATTCAGAGAATGATTTTCTTGCTTATTGTGCTATGTGTAGAGATCTATTTGTATTAAAAGGGAAAAAGACTTATCATATATTAGATCTTATATATGGAAGTGGTAAAGAGGAAATTTCAGACATGAAAGTTCCCACATTATCTGATAGGAGAGCAAATAGATTTAAGCTTAAGAAAGAATTACTAGATAATTTATGGGGTGAGAAAATGGAAATAAAGGATGAATACAACGACTTAAAAATAGTTTTTGGACAGGAATTAAGAGATAAGATTGAAGATGAGCTTATTCTTGAGGGAGATATTAAGAGAGTAATAGGTTATGCAGAGAGAACTAATGATAGTTTCTATAATCCGGAAAATGGTCACATTCTTGCATGGAAAAGGTTTGTAAATATAACCTTCTGGGTAGAGTACCAAAAGGTAAATGATAGCTTTAATATTATTAATGCTTACAGCCATAGAATGGAAGTAAAGGGGGTATGA
- a CDS encoding DVU_1557 family redox protein, which yields MKQDNKNKKSVWVCSKCGGNLEEGPVKAEYLGGNFEIELLECPKCKNVLITQELAAGQMLEVEKSLEDK from the coding sequence ATGAAACAAGATAATAAAAATAAAAAAAGTGTATGGGTTTGTTCTAAGTGTGGGGGCAATCTTGAGGAGGGACCTGTGAAAGCAGAGTACCTTGGAGGAAATTTTGAAATTGAATTACTTGAGTGCCCTAAATGTAAAAATGTTCTAATAACGCAGGAGCTGGCAGCTGGTCAAATGCTTGAAGTAGAAAAGAGTTTGGAGGATAAATGA
- the trsM gene encoding DVU_1556 family methyltransferase has translation MKGCSVFENEDMIRATGDTLRPGGVFLTDRAVKICDFKFDDKILDVGCGMGVTVERLKRLYKLNAFGVDPSLKLLELGKDKYGNHQIDFGRGEKLPHKNEFFKGVMAECTMSLMDDFEETIRESYRVLENDGYFIVSDVYARRPEYLGGVEKHDINSCMRGLFNVDILKDVIVSVGFEIICFEDWTDLLRQLMVEIIFKYGSMTKFWEVATCNSCGDFQEKLTLCKPGYFLLIAKKK, from the coding sequence ATGAAAGGCTGCTCTGTTTTTGAGAATGAAGATATGATAAGAGCGACAGGAGATACTCTAAGGCCAGGTGGAGTTTTTCTTACTGATAGAGCTGTTAAAATATGTGACTTTAAATTTGATGATAAAATTTTAGACGTTGGTTGTGGAATGGGAGTAACAGTGGAAAGGCTTAAAAGACTATACAAGCTAAATGCTTTTGGGGTTGATCCTTCATTAAAGTTACTGGAGCTTGGCAAAGATAAATATGGTAATCATCAAATAGATTTTGGGAGAGGAGAAAAATTGCCTCATAAAAATGAATTTTTTAAGGGGGTTATGGCTGAGTGTACTATGTCCCTTATGGATGATTTTGAAGAGACAATAAGGGAAAGCTATAGAGTCCTTGAAAATGATGGATATTTTATTGTATCAGATGTCTATGCAAGAAGACCAGAATACCTTGGGGGAGTGGAAAAACATGATATCAATAGTTGTATGAGGGGCCTTTTTAATGTAGATATATTAAAAGATGTTATTGTAAGCGTTGGTTTTGAAATAATATGTTTTGAGGATTGGACGGATTTGCTTAGGCAACTTATGGTGGAAATAATATTTAAATATGGTTCAATGACAAAATTCTGGGAAGTAGCAACTTGTAATAGCTGTGGTGATTTTCAAGAAAAACTTACGTTATGTAAACCAGGATATTTTTTGCTTATTGCTAAAAAAAAATAG
- a CDS encoding DVU_1555 family C-GCAxxG-C-C protein — protein MGADAFRMFKLANSGYCCSQILIIMYLESNGMENVPLVKAMAGLCAGVGNTGKTCGIVTGGACLFGIYAGKGIDTQTRDGNLKGMIQKYVEWFEEEFGSTQCVDMITVDVLNDMNHNEAYPIKCGNAIQKSYNKIGEILKEYSYIE, from the coding sequence ATGGGGGCAGATGCATTTAGAATGTTTAAGTTAGCGAATTCCGGATATTGTTGTAGTCAAATACTTATAATTATGTATCTTGAGAGTAATGGAATGGAAAACGTTCCACTAGTAAAGGCTATGGCTGGGCTTTGCGCAGGAGTAGGGAATACTGGAAAGACTTGTGGCATTGTTACTGGAGGAGCATGTCTATTTGGAATTTACGCTGGGAAAGGCATAGATACTCAAACTCGTGATGGTAATTTAAAAGGGATGATTCAAAAATATGTAGAATGGTTTGAAGAGGAGTTTGGAAGCACTCAGTGTGTTGATATGATAACAGTAGACGTCCTTAATGATATGAATCATAATGAGGCTTATCCAATAAAATGTGGTAATGCGATTCAAAAATCTTACAATAAAATTGGTGAGATTTTAAAAGAATATAGTTATATAGAATGA
- the trsS gene encoding radical SAM (seleno)protein TrsS — protein sequence MNEIIKETQSICPVCLKIVKATVVKECDDLYLTKNCEEHGFFKTVIWRGKPSYDSWKRNKSPAYPKVPYTKVEKGCPHDCGLCSDHRQHTCTVLIEVTSRCNLSCEFCFADAHGNETDPDMGTIEMWYSRIIEAGGPYNLQISGGEPTMREDLHEIISKATNMGFKFIQLNTNGINLKNYSYYEKLKEAGLKSIFLQFNSKDIIQDKLKVIEYSAKLGIGVILVCTVVPNKNDNILWDIIEFGLKNAPTVRGVHFQPVSYFGRIPKLPKDNDRITLPEVISKIVQQSDDKIKLSDFAPSGCENAYCSFHANYISVDGKLITVSRKNECCGEENGKEGSKKSKRFVERNWSGVKINKYIPKKNSFEELNQKIKNGFFSISGMAFQDAWNVDTQRLKDCCIHVVSKEGNLIPFCAYNITTLDQKKLYR from the coding sequence GTGAATGAAATAATAAAAGAAACACAAAGTATTTGTCCGGTGTGTTTAAAAATAGTCAAGGCTACCGTAGTTAAAGAATGCGACGACTTATATTTAACTAAAAATTGTGAAGAGCATGGCTTTTTTAAGACTGTTATTTGGAGGGGTAAGCCAAGTTATGACTCTTGGAAAAGAAACAAGAGCCCAGCTTATCCAAAGGTGCCATATACTAAGGTAGAAAAGGGATGCCCTCATGACTGTGGGCTATGTAGTGATCATCGTCAACATACTTGCACAGTACTTATTGAAGTAACCTCAAGGTGTAATTTGAGCTGCGAATTTTGTTTTGCTGATGCACATGGAAATGAAACTGACCCAGATATGGGAACTATAGAAATGTGGTACTCGAGAATTATTGAAGCAGGTGGACCTTACAATCTTCAGATTTCTGGAGGAGAACCTACGATGCGGGAAGATCTTCATGAGATTATATCTAAAGCAACAAACATGGGTTTTAAATTTATCCAGTTAAACACAAATGGTATTAACCTCAAAAATTATAGTTATTATGAAAAACTAAAAGAGGCAGGACTCAAATCAATTTTTCTACAGTTTAATTCTAAAGATATAATACAGGATAAACTAAAAGTTATAGAATATAGTGCAAAATTAGGGATTGGCGTAATTCTTGTATGCACAGTGGTGCCTAATAAAAATGATAATATTCTCTGGGATATTATAGAGTTTGGATTAAAAAATGCCCCAACTGTAAGAGGAGTACATTTTCAACCAGTAAGCTATTTTGGTAGAATACCTAAGTTGCCAAAAGATAATGATAGAATTACTCTTCCAGAAGTTATATCTAAAATAGTCCAGCAGAGTGATGATAAAATTAAGCTTTCAGATTTTGCTCCTTCTGGTTGTGAAAATGCATATTGTTCTTTTCATGCTAATTACATATCGGTAGATGGAAAACTGATTACCGTAAGTAGAAAAAATGAATGCTGTGGTGAAGAAAATGGTAAAGAAGGGTCAAAAAAATCAAAAAGATTCGTTGAGAGAAATTGGTCCGGAGTGAAAATAAACAAATACATACCAAAGAAAAATTCATTTGAAGAATTGAATCAGAAGATAAAAAATGGTTTTTTCAGTATATCAGGTATGGCATTTCAAGATGCTTGGAATGTAGATACGCAGAGGTTAAAGGATTGTTGTATTCATGTTGTTAGTAAAGAGGGCAATTTAATTCCATTTTGTGCATACAATATTACTACCTTAGATCAAAAAAAATTATATAGATAG
- a CDS encoding DVU_1551 family NTP transferase: MKNYAAIILAAGYSTRMGSFKPIINLDGKTPLQRCIELFKNCGINNIIVVTGYLNDRIEKELCDIKIGLNDIKVVINDKYSEGMYSSIIAGVESLTKETDAFFILPVDIPSVRDHTVKKMMESYDKIKGGIMFPIFEKETGHPTLVPYSLTQEIIRSNPKGGLRELFNQHKKQWYYEPVADRGVLLDMDTKEDFKALLEHLLVYPCPDYKECMEILRLCNVKLETINHMKSVAEFAKGVSLLLNDNGYKLNINYIYAGALLHDVAKGSKNHALRGAKIVEGFGYKCPMEIINEHMSLKTKYKIGEKEIVYLCDKLFNGETLVTLKERFEDSFSRYKDVPDIFEKVNEKYINAKILKEKVESILGAKLENISDKF, from the coding sequence ATGAAAAACTATGCTGCTATAATACTTGCAGCAGGATATTCGACAAGGATGGGGAGCTTTAAACCAATAATTAATTTGGATGGTAAAACTCCACTTCAAAGATGTATAGAACTTTTCAAAAACTGCGGAATAAATAATATTATTGTAGTTACAGGCTATTTGAATGATCGTATAGAAAAGGAATTGTGTGATATTAAAATTGGATTAAATGATATTAAGGTTGTAATCAATGATAAATATAGTGAAGGTATGTATTCATCAATAATAGCTGGAGTAGAATCACTTACAAAGGAAACAGATGCGTTCTTTATATTACCTGTAGATATCCCTTCTGTGAGAGATCACACTGTTAAGAAAATGATGGAAAGTTATGATAAAATTAAAGGTGGCATAATGTTTCCTATATTCGAAAAGGAAACAGGTCATCCCACATTAGTTCCATACTCACTAACTCAAGAAATAATAAGGAGTAATCCTAAAGGAGGATTAAGAGAATTATTCAATCAGCATAAAAAACAGTGGTATTATGAGCCAGTTGCTGATAGGGGCGTTTTACTTGATATGGATACTAAAGAAGATTTTAAAGCTCTTTTAGAGCATCTTTTGGTATATCCATGTCCTGATTATAAGGAATGTATGGAGATATTAAGATTATGTAATGTAAAACTAGAAACAATAAATCATATGAAGAGCGTAGCTGAGTTTGCAAAGGGAGTGTCACTTTTACTTAATGATAATGGATATAAGTTAAATATAAATTATATTTATGCTGGTGCACTACTTCATGATGTAGCTAAGGGATCGAAAAACCATGCTTTGCGAGGAGCAAAAATTGTTGAAGGTTTTGGATATAAGTGCCCAATGGAAATTATTAATGAACATATGTCGCTAAAGACTAAATATAAAATAGGTGAAAAAGAAATAGTTTATCTTTGCGATAAACTATTTAATGGGGAAACACTAGTCACATTAAAGGAAAGATTTGAAGACTCATTTAGTAGATATAAGGATGTGCCAGATATTTTTGAAAAAGTAAATGAAAAATATATTAATGCAAAAATACTTAAGGAAAAAGTTGAAAGTATATTAGGGGCAAAACTAGAAAACATTAGTGATAAGTTTTGA
- a CDS encoding histidine phosphatase family protein, with the protein MKRNIYILRHGQTEYGREKRYLGHTDCGLSVKGINDAKQLARIFMESGVIINNIFSSDLVRCKSTVNIAFPDREVIFLEELREINMGNLEGLTFDEVKNKDPEVYKKRGENIADFIPLNGESFRSCQQRAIKILNYIIYSTKGNVVICSHAGFIRALICSLLNLDLDLKNIFNIKQDYGCINIISFDGSDFFVEGINLKTLSIKLSPGSLQYIK; encoded by the coding sequence TTGAAAAGAAATATTTATATATTAAGACATGGACAAACTGAATATGGAAGAGAAAAAAGGTATTTGGGACATACAGATTGCGGGCTTTCTGTTAAGGGGATAAATGATGCAAAGCAATTAGCCCGCATTTTTATGGAGAGTGGAGTAATTATTAACAATATCTTTAGCAGTGATCTGGTTAGGTGTAAGAGTACTGTAAATATTGCCTTTCCAGATCGAGAAGTAATTTTTTTAGAAGAACTTAGAGAAATAAATATGGGGAATTTAGAGGGATTAACTTTTGATGAAGTAAAAAATAAAGATCCAGAAGTTTATAAAAAAAGAGGCGAAAATATAGCGGACTTTATACCTCTTAATGGTGAATCATTTAGATCTTGCCAGCAAAGGGCAATAAAGATTCTTAATTATATAATTTATTCTACAAAAGGGAATGTTGTTATTTGTAGTCATGCAGGTTTTATTAGAGCATTGATTTGTAGCCTTTTAAATTTAGATTTAGATTTAAAGAATATTTTCAATATAAAGCAAGATTATGGATGTATTAATATTATAAGTTTTGATGGATCTGATTTTTTTGTAGAAGGGATTAATCTCAAAACTTTATCTATTAAATTATCTCCTGGTTCGCTGCAATATATAAAGTAA